One Beggiatoa leptomitoformis DNA segment encodes these proteins:
- the ilvN gene encoding acetolactate synthase small subunit, protein MRHTISLLLENEAGALSRVAGLFSARGYNIESLTVAPTEDPSVSRMTIVTSGSDGIIEQITKQLNKLVDVIKLIDLSEGAHIERELLLIKIKASTGNQRDEIKRLTDIFRGQIIDVTDATYTIQMTGPGDKIDAFIKSLEPTLIVEVVRSGALGIGRGNKSLHL, encoded by the coding sequence ATGCGTCACACAATTTCTCTTTTACTAGAAAACGAAGCAGGAGCGTTATCTCGGGTGGCGGGATTATTTTCTGCTCGCGGTTATAACATAGAATCCCTCACCGTCGCGCCGACTGAAGACCCCTCTGTTTCACGCATGACCATTGTTACTAGTGGTTCAGACGGAATTATTGAACAAATCACCAAACAACTAAATAAATTAGTTGATGTGATTAAACTCATTGATTTGAGTGAAGGCGCGCATATTGAACGGGAATTACTCCTGATTAAAATCAAAGCCTCCACAGGCAATCAACGCGATGAAATTAAACGCCTAACGGACATTTTCCGTGGACAAATTATCGACGTAACCGATGCGACCTACACCATCCAGATGACAGGACCGGGAGATAAAATTGATGCGTTTATCAAATCCCTAGAACCGACGCTGATTGTAGAAGTCGTCCGCTCAGGTGCATTAGGCATCGGACGTGGTAACAAAAGTTTACATTTATAA
- the pssA gene encoding CDP-diacylglycerol--serine O-phosphatidyltransferase, whose protein sequence is MSPESPIPTPPHRRRGIYLLPNLFTTAALFAGFYAIIAAIKGHFEAAAIAIFIAMVLDGLDGRVARMTNTQSHFGAEYDSLSDLVSFGLAPALVMYEWSLSSLGKLGWLAAFVYTAATALRLARFNVYVGKIDKAYFQGLASPASAAVMAGLVWVATDYQIAGETLSYLALVITLLMSFLMVSNIRFRSFKDIDRDKVPFMNILLVVVVIVLIAISPSQMLFGTFLIYALSGVVMFVLQWFRGKRGVVDTTPKPPI, encoded by the coding sequence ATGTCCCCAGAATCTCCAATTCCCACGCCTCCCCACCGTCGCCGTGGTATTTATTTATTACCGAATCTCTTCACCACTGCCGCTTTATTCGCGGGGTTTTACGCCATTATCGCCGCAATAAAAGGTCATTTTGAAGCCGCCGCGATTGCGATTTTTATTGCCATGGTATTAGACGGTTTAGATGGTCGCGTTGCTCGCATGACTAATACCCAAAGCCATTTTGGAGCAGAATACGATAGCTTATCGGACCTCGTTTCATTCGGACTCGCGCCCGCGTTAGTCATGTATGAATGGTCATTATCCTCATTAGGCAAACTGGGTTGGTTAGCTGCCTTTGTCTATACCGCAGCAACTGCATTACGTTTAGCGCGTTTTAATGTTTATGTGGGTAAAATTGATAAAGCCTATTTTCAGGGCTTAGCAAGTCCCGCCTCGGCTGCGGTAATGGCGGGTTTAGTGTGGGTTGCGACGGATTATCAAATTGCAGGCGAAACGTTAAGTTATCTCGCCTTAGTCATAACGCTGTTGATGAGCTTTTTAATGGTTAGCAACATTCGTTTTCGCAGTTTTAAAGACATAGACCGCGATAAAGTACCATTTATGAACATTCTATTAGTTGTTGTTGTCATTGTCTTAATCGCAATTAGCCCGTCACAAATGCTGTTTGGCACATTTTTAATTTACGCCTTATCTGGTGTTGTGATGTTTGTCTTGCAATGGTTTCGAGGAAAACGCGGAGTAGTGGACACTACACCAAAACCGCCAATTTAG
- a CDS encoding NUDIX hydrolase, with the protein MSKPRDSFYEQSGVIPFMRLQEELHLVLITSSSKRQRWIVPKGMVEKNLTPAESATKEAWEEAGIVGYTYPHVVGEYQYPKWGGICRVQLFLLEVEQLLTTWEEDKIRSRRLVTPTEAYHLLDVPAVKNIVLQLPSLLSSMISP; encoded by the coding sequence ATGTCAAAACCCAGAGATAGCTTTTACGAACAATCGGGTGTTATTCCGTTCATGCGACTGCAAGAGGAATTACATCTTGTCTTAATCACATCGAGCAGTAAACGACAACGTTGGATTGTTCCCAAAGGAATGGTTGAAAAAAACCTTACGCCTGCTGAATCTGCAACGAAAGAGGCATGGGAAGAGGCGGGTATTGTGGGTTATACCTATCCTCATGTTGTTGGGGAGTATCAGTATCCAAAGTGGGGGGGGATTTGTCGAGTACAACTCTTTCTCCTTGAGGTTGAACAACTGTTGACAACATGGGAAGAAGATAAAATACGTTCCCGCCGTTTGGTTACACCTACAGAAGCCTATCACTTATTAGATGTTCCAGCGGTAAAAAATATTGTCCTTCAGCTCCCTTCCTTACTCTCTAGCATGATAAGCCCATAA
- the ilvC gene encoding ketol-acid reductoisomerase produces MNIYYDKDADLSLIKGKQVAIIGYGSQGHAHANNLKDSGVNVVVGLRAGSDSAKKAENAGLMVKSVEEAVKMADLIMILAPDEHQAKIYRDSIAPNVKKGAAIAFAHGFNIHFGQIEASAELDVIMIAPKGPGHLVRSTYTNGGGVPALIAVHQNASGRARDIALSYASAIGGGRAGVIETSFREETETDLFGEQAVLCGGATALVQAGFEVLVEAGYAPEMAYFECLHELKLIVDLMYEGGIANMRYSISNTAEYGDITRGPRVVTPAAKEEMKKILKEIQTGQFAREFILENQAGAATLKASRRIAMEHPIEQVGEKLRSMMPWIKANRLVDRSKN; encoded by the coding sequence ATGAATATTTATTACGACAAAGATGCAGACTTATCTTTAATCAAAGGCAAACAAGTTGCCATCATCGGCTATGGCTCACAAGGTCATGCCCATGCTAATAACCTAAAAGATTCTGGTGTTAATGTCGTTGTCGGTTTACGGGCTGGGTCAGATTCCGCAAAGAAAGCTGAGAATGCAGGCTTAATGGTAAAATCAGTTGAAGAAGCCGTTAAAATGGCTGATTTAATTATGATTCTCGCGCCTGACGAACATCAGGCCAAGATTTACCGCGACAGCATCGCCCCTAACGTCAAAAAAGGCGCGGCAATTGCCTTTGCTCATGGTTTTAATATCCATTTTGGACAAATTGAAGCCAGTGCAGAACTCGATGTCATCATGATAGCCCCTAAAGGACCCGGTCATTTAGTCCGTTCTACCTATACCAATGGTGGCGGTGTTCCTGCATTAATCGCCGTGCATCAAAACGCATCTGGTCGAGCCCGTGATATCGCTTTATCTTACGCCTCCGCCATCGGTGGTGGTCGCGCAGGGGTTATTGAAACCTCTTTCCGTGAAGAAACTGAAACCGACTTATTCGGGGAACAAGCCGTTTTATGCGGTGGTGCGACAGCATTAGTCCAAGCAGGTTTTGAAGTATTAGTCGAAGCAGGCTACGCCCCAGAAATGGCATACTTTGAGTGTTTACATGAATTAAAACTCATCGTTGACCTCATGTATGAAGGCGGTATTGCCAATATGCGCTACTCCATTTCTAACACCGCAGAATATGGCGACATTACTCGCGGTCCTCGTGTGGTTACGCCTGCTGCAAAAGAAGAAATGAAAAAAATCCTGAAAGAAATTCAAACAGGACAATTTGCCCGCGAATTCATTTTAGAAAACCAAGCAGGTGCAGCAACCCTCAAGGCCTCTCGCCGTATTGCGATGGAACACCCCATCGAACAAGTTGGTGAAAAATTACGTAGCATGATGCCTTGGATTAAAGCCAACCGCTTAGTTGACCGTTCCAAGAACTAA
- a CDS encoding hybrid sensor histidine kinase/response regulator, with amino-acid sequence MNLPLPNQTVLLVDDISANIDILLTCLVEQGYRVLIASNGETALQQARAELPNIILLDVMMPGINGFETCRLLKADPLTYDIPIIFMSALAISSNKIMGFKLGAVDYVTKPIQTEEVLARIHTHLTIRELQHNLQIKNELLQQLNEEKSELLTIAAHDLKNPLSAIQLLAEVLHKSCNELPTAKIGEYASKIDSTARRMFQLIKNLLDVDKIESGRLTLSLEPLDFLPILRNQLKQHNEHAKKKDLRIKTKHDEYEYLIHADLTALQQILDNLISNAIKYSPAHKTIYINLQKQAQQVIFSIQDQGYGLSTTDQAKLFTKFARLTPKPTGDEHSTGLGLFIVKKLSEAMQGNIHCESEEGKGTTFILILPSVQEETSLLSTKSP; translated from the coding sequence ATGAATTTACCTCTTCCAAATCAAACCGTATTACTTGTTGATGATATTTCAGCAAATATCGATATTTTATTAACGTGTTTAGTTGAACAAGGCTACCGAGTGCTTATTGCATCTAATGGAGAAACGGCATTACAACAGGCTCGTGCAGAATTACCTAATATCATTTTACTGGATGTCATGATGCCCGGCATTAATGGTTTTGAAACCTGTCGTTTACTCAAAGCAGACCCTTTAACCTACGATATACCCATTATTTTTATGAGTGCCTTAGCTATATCTAGCAATAAAATCATGGGTTTTAAGTTAGGTGCAGTAGATTATGTAACCAAACCCATTCAAACAGAAGAAGTCTTAGCGCGAATTCACACACATTTAACTATTCGTGAATTACAACACAATTTACAAATAAAAAATGAGCTTCTCCAACAACTTAATGAAGAAAAAAGTGAACTGCTAACTATCGCTGCCCACGACTTAAAAAATCCACTCTCAGCGATTCAACTGCTTGCTGAAGTGCTACACAAATCTTGTAACGAGCTACCCACTGCCAAAATTGGGGAATACGCTAGCAAAATTGACAGCACAGCAAGGCGTATGTTTCAACTCATAAAAAACTTATTGGACGTAGATAAAATTGAATCTGGACGACTAACACTCTCGTTAGAACCTTTAGATTTTCTTCCCATTTTACGTAACCAATTAAAACAACATAATGAACATGCCAAAAAAAAAGATTTACGTATAAAAACAAAACATGATGAGTACGAATATCTCATTCATGCCGATTTAACGGCACTACAACAAATTCTCGACAACCTCATATCTAATGCAATCAAATACTCCCCAGCACACAAAACGATTTATATTAACCTACAAAAACAAGCACAACAGGTTATATTTTCCATACAAGACCAAGGCTACGGCTTAAGCACGACCGACCAAGCTAAACTATTTACCAAATTCGCCCGTCTAACCCCCAAACCAACAGGCGATGAACACTCCACAGGATTAGGACTATTTATTGTTAAAAAGCTCTCTGAAGCCATGCAAGGCAATATTCATTGCGAAAGTGAAGAAGGCAAAGGCACAACATTTATCCTAATTTTACCAAGCGTACAAGAAGAAACATCCCTTCTTTCAACAAAAAGCCCCTGA
- a CDS encoding acetolactate synthase 3 large subunit encodes MPSNQEMLTGAEITVRCLAEEGVEFIFGYPGGSVLHIYDALFKQNKIEHILVRHEQAAAHAADGYARATGKPGVVLVTSGPGVTNTVTGIATAYMDSIPMVVITGQVPTSLIGNDAFQEVDSVGITRPCVKHNFLVKDVKNLAETIKKAFYVATTGRPGPVVVDIPKDVTANSTIFNYPDKIDMRSYKPVVNGHPGQIRKAADLILSAKRPMIYAGGGVVLGEGAKELTEFTRLLGYPITLTLMGLGAFPATDPQYVGMLGMHGTYEANMAMHECDVLIAIGARFDDRVTGDLEKFCPYAKIIHMDIDPASISKNVRVDVPIVGAVDRVLRETLKALRETGKMPDSDALASWWAQIDAWRATDCLHFDRKSKLIKPQFVIEKLYEVTGGDAFITSDVGQHQMWAAQFYKFDKPRRWINSGGLGTMGFGLPSAIGVQLAHPEATVACVTGEASIQMCIQELSTAKQYELPLKIINLNNRYMGMVRQWQEMFYNKRYSHSYMDALPDFVKLTESYGHVGMLIEKPEDVEGALREAFAMKDRLVFMNFVTDQAENVYPMIATGKGQHEMVLAPDRELA; translated from the coding sequence ATGCCCAGTAATCAAGAAATGTTGACAGGTGCAGAAATCACTGTGCGCTGCCTAGCCGAAGAAGGTGTGGAGTTTATATTCGGCTATCCAGGCGGTTCAGTGTTACATATTTATGACGCGCTTTTTAAGCAAAATAAAATCGAACACATTCTCGTCCGCCATGAACAAGCGGCGGCGCACGCGGCAGATGGCTACGCCCGTGCAACAGGCAAACCTGGTGTAGTACTGGTTACCTCTGGCCCCGGTGTAACCAATACGGTAACAGGTATCGCCACCGCTTATATGGATTCTATCCCGATGGTCGTTATCACGGGTCAAGTTCCAACCAGTTTAATCGGTAATGATGCGTTTCAAGAAGTTGACTCTGTTGGTATTACACGCCCATGCGTGAAACATAATTTTTTAGTCAAAGATGTTAAAAACTTAGCCGAAACCATTAAAAAGGCATTTTATGTGGCGACAACAGGTCGTCCCGGTCCTGTGGTAGTGGATATTCCTAAAGATGTGACCGCTAATAGCACCATTTTTAATTATCCCGATAAAATCGACATGCGTTCTTATAAGCCTGTTGTAAATGGTCATCCCGGACAAATCCGTAAAGCCGCTGATTTAATCCTGTCTGCAAAACGTCCGATGATTTATGCAGGCGGTGGTGTGGTATTGGGTGAAGGTGCAAAAGAACTCACTGAATTTACACGTTTATTAGGCTATCCCATCACATTAACCCTAATGGGTTTAGGCGCGTTCCCTGCTACTGACCCGCAATATGTGGGCATGTTAGGGATGCACGGTACGTATGAAGCGAATATGGCAATGCACGAGTGTGATGTGCTCATTGCTATTGGTGCGCGTTTCGATGACCGTGTGACGGGAGATTTAGAAAAGTTCTGCCCTTATGCCAAAATTATCCACATGGATATAGACCCCGCGTCTATTTCCAAAAATGTGCGGGTTGATGTGCCTATCGTCGGTGCTGTTGACCGCGTGCTACGGGAAACCCTCAAAGCCTTACGTGAAACAGGTAAAATGCCCGATTCTGATGCATTAGCCTCATGGTGGGCGCAAATTGACGCATGGCGTGCAACCGATTGCTTACATTTTGACCGCAAGAGTAAGTTGATTAAACCACAATTTGTTATCGAAAAATTGTACGAAGTCACAGGCGGTGATGCGTTTATTACCTCCGATGTTGGACAACATCAAATGTGGGCGGCACAATTTTATAAATTCGACAAGCCCCGTCGTTGGATTAACTCGGGTGGTTTAGGCACGATGGGATTTGGTTTGCCCTCTGCGATTGGTGTGCAATTAGCGCATCCTGAGGCAACTGTTGCCTGTGTAACAGGTGAAGCTAGCATTCAAATGTGTATTCAAGAATTATCCACTGCCAAACAATACGAATTGCCGTTGAAAATAATCAACTTAAACAATCGTTACATGGGCATGGTGCGCCAATGGCAAGAAATGTTTTATAACAAACGTTATTCCCACTCTTACATGGATGCATTACCTGATTTTGTCAAATTAACCGAAAGTTATGGACATGTCGGTATGCTGATTGAAAAACCTGAAGATGTGGAAGGCGCGTTGCGTGAAGCCTTTGCCATGAAAGACCGTTTAGTCTTTATGAATTTTGTCACTGACCAAGCAGAAAACGTTTATCCCATGATTGCAACGGGTAAAGGTCAACATGAAATGGTGTTAGCACCTGACAGGGAATTAGCCTAA
- a CDS encoding c-type cytochrome → MKKSVLFFTATLCVGGLLNSSLLIAETPATTGEGAPAPTTDVVPTQNSQPVPPPTTTESAPATSEAKPTETAPVATTASTNPTEKPYEVVCENNACKVDGTTFKGWRVFHSVCYVCHAQDAIGSSFAPSLVERLKDFPKERFVHSVTEGFKGQIGIMPSWKDNPNVMPHLDELWAYLRARSDGVLLPGRPEKLK, encoded by the coding sequence ATGAAAAAGTCTGTCTTATTTTTCACTGCCACACTTTGTGTGGGAGGCTTATTGAATAGCTCTTTGTTAATTGCCGAAACCCCCGCAACAACGGGAGAAGGAGCACCTGCGCCCACAACAGATGTTGTCCCAACCCAAAATTCTCAACCAGTTCCCCCCCCAACAACCACTGAATCAGCACCTGCTACCTCTGAGGCAAAACCCACAGAAACTGCACCTGTTGCAACAACCGCATCAACCAATCCCACAGAAAAACCTTATGAAGTTGTCTGTGAAAATAATGCTTGCAAAGTGGACGGCACAACTTTCAAAGGTTGGCGAGTTTTTCATTCGGTTTGCTATGTTTGCCATGCCCAAGACGCTATAGGTAGTTCCTTTGCACCCAGCCTTGTTGAACGCCTAAAAGATTTTCCAAAAGAACGCTTTGTCCACTCAGTTACTGAAGGTTTTAAAGGACAAATTGGTATCATGCCATCGTGGAAAGATAATCCTAATGTTATGCCTCACTTAGATGAATTATGGGCATATTTACGCGCCCGCTCTGATGGTGTTTTACTCCCCGGTCGCCCCGAAAAATTAAAATAA
- a CDS encoding type ISP restriction/modification enzyme yields the protein MKAIILSIKLNTKNNKIYINKAKYFYNVSPIIWDFYIGGYQKWLKDRNGRTVSYDNCMQCLYILVAIEKTQDLMAQIDVISFFFALSQKPLKYKVF from the coding sequence TTGAAGGCAATAATCTTGTCGATAAAATTGAATACTAAAAATAATAAGATTTATATCAATAAAGCCAAATATTTTTATAATGTTAGCCCTATCATTTGGGATTTTTACATCGGCGGCTATCAAAAATGGCTGAAAGATAGAAACGGCAGAACAGTAAGTTATGATAACTGTATGCAGTGCCTTTATATTTTAGTCGCCATAGAAAAGACTCAAGACTTGATGGCGCAGATTGATGTAATTTCATTTTTTTTTGCGCTGTCCCAGAAGCCCCTAAAATATAAGGTGTTCTAA
- a CDS encoding quinoprotein dehydrogenase-associated putative ABC transporter substrate-binding protein, with protein sequence MFRIAQYILPLIFSTLCLTNIPSYAEETKPALPTAFRVCADPNNLPFSHQNLSGFENKIAELIAKDLKLPIEYTWFPQRMGFIQTTLRKWSDDKGRFECDIVMGVPKGFDMTANTKAYYRSTYTLVYIKGSGWDDIKTPTDLLQLPPERKQQLKIGMFAPAPSVTWILKNGLMNQAVSYQIMNGDPNYYAGQVIEQDLVNKKLNMVFIWGPVAGYFANKLKGQQELVLLPLTSEADIQFDFAMAMGVRRGEPEWKNMIEQAIERNQPAINAILTDYHIPLVEPITSAENSK encoded by the coding sequence ATGTTCCGTATTGCGCAATATATCCTGCCGCTAATATTCTCAACGCTATGTTTAACCAATATTCCTAGTTACGCCGAAGAAACTAAACCCGCGCTTCCTACCGCATTTCGTGTCTGTGCAGACCCCAACAATTTGCCTTTTTCCCATCAAAACCTAAGCGGTTTTGAAAACAAAATTGCTGAACTCATCGCCAAAGACCTAAAGTTACCGATTGAATACACCTGGTTTCCACAACGCATGGGATTTATACAAACCACCTTGCGTAAATGGTCAGACGATAAAGGTCGATTTGAATGTGATATTGTTATGGGTGTTCCAAAAGGCTTTGATATGACAGCGAATACTAAAGCCTATTACCGCTCGACTTATACACTGGTTTACATTAAAGGCAGTGGTTGGGATGACATCAAGACCCCAACGGATTTATTACAATTACCCCCTGAGCGTAAACAACAGCTCAAAATTGGCATGTTTGCCCCTGCACCATCCGTCACATGGATTTTAAAAAATGGACTGATGAATCAAGCAGTTTCTTACCAAATTATGAATGGTGACCCTAACTACTATGCAGGACAAGTGATAGAGCAAGACCTTGTTAATAAAAAACTAAATATGGTTTTTATTTGGGGGCCTGTTGCGGGCTATTTTGCAAACAAACTCAAAGGACAACAAGAACTGGTTTTATTACCACTAACTTCAGAAGCCGATATACAATTCGATTTTGCAATGGCTATGGGGGTTAGACGGGGTGAGCCTGAATGGAAAAATATGATAGAACAAGCAATTGAGCGCAATCAACCCGCTATCAATGCAATATTAACAGATTATCATATACCACTTGTTGAACCCATAACATCTGCCGAAAATAGCAAATAA
- a CDS encoding methanol/ethanol family PQQ-dependent dehydrogenase produces the protein MNKKLLATLCSAALLTVAVGGQVQANDELLKLQQDPNQWVMWGGNYSGTRYSTLDQITNKNVKELRPVWTFSTGVLRGHEGGPLVIGDMQYVHTPFPNKVFAIDLNDQTVVWSYEPKQNADVIAVMCCDTVNRGLAYADGKIFLQQADTTLVALDAKKGDVIWSIKNGDPSKGETNTNAPLVVKDKILTGISGGEFGVRGRLTAYNIKDGSVAWQAFSVGPDKDMLVDPEKTTAMLKPIGKDSSVSTWQGDQWKIGGGTTWGWYTYDPALNLVYYGTGNPSTWNPSQRPGDNKWSMTIMARDADTGMAKWFYQKTPHDEWDYDGVNENILVDKEFQGKPRKLLVNMDRNGFGYTLDRETGELLVAEKYDPAVNWATHVDKETGRPEVVAKYSTAQNGPDVNTKGVCPAALGSKDQQPSSYSPKTGLLYVPTNHVCMDYEPYDISYVAGQPFVGATLSMFPAPNSHGGLGNFIAWDAIQGKIVWSLPEAFAVWSGVLSTAGDVVFYGTLEGYLKAVDATTGKELYRFKTPSGIIGNINTYTHKGKQYVAVLSGIGGWAGIGMAAGLSKSTEGLGAVGAFKQLSAYTQLGGVMTVFALPD, from the coding sequence ATGAATAAAAAACTGTTAGCGACCTTATGTTCTGCCGCATTACTCACCGTAGCAGTGGGTGGACAAGTCCAAGCAAATGACGAACTGCTCAAATTGCAACAAGACCCCAACCAATGGGTAATGTGGGGTGGTAACTACTCGGGGACACGCTACAGCACCCTTGACCAAATCACCAACAAAAATGTTAAAGAACTTCGCCCTGTTTGGACATTTTCCACAGGCGTTTTACGTGGTCATGAAGGTGGTCCGCTGGTTATCGGTGACATGCAATATGTTCACACTCCCTTCCCCAATAAAGTTTTCGCCATTGACTTGAATGACCAAACCGTCGTCTGGTCCTATGAACCTAAACAAAATGCCGATGTTATTGCCGTTATGTGCTGCGACACGGTCAACCGTGGTTTAGCCTACGCCGATGGTAAAATCTTCCTCCAACAAGCAGATACAACGCTTGTCGCCTTAGATGCGAAAAAAGGTGACGTGATATGGAGCATCAAAAACGGTGACCCCAGCAAAGGCGAAACCAACACCAACGCCCCTCTTGTTGTTAAAGATAAGATTTTAACGGGGATTAGCGGTGGTGAATTTGGTGTACGTGGACGTTTAACCGCTTACAACATCAAAGATGGCTCTGTTGCATGGCAAGCCTTCAGTGTTGGACCTGATAAAGACATGCTGGTTGACCCAGAAAAAACCACAGCCATGCTCAAACCCATTGGTAAAGACTCCAGCGTCTCAACTTGGCAAGGCGACCAATGGAAAATTGGTGGCGGTACTACTTGGGGCTGGTACACCTACGATCCCGCTTTAAATCTGGTGTACTACGGCACAGGTAATCCCAGCACATGGAACCCCTCACAACGTCCCGGTGACAACAAATGGTCCATGACCATCATGGCGCGTGATGCCGATACAGGGATGGCAAAATGGTTCTATCAAAAAACCCCTCATGATGAATGGGATTATGACGGTGTCAACGAAAATATCCTTGTCGACAAAGAATTTCAAGGCAAACCTCGTAAACTCCTCGTCAACATGGATCGCAACGGCTTTGGTTACACCTTAGACCGTGAAACAGGTGAATTGCTCGTTGCTGAAAAATACGATCCTGCTGTCAACTGGGCAACCCATGTTGATAAAGAAACAGGTCGTCCAGAAGTCGTTGCTAAATATAGCACCGCGCAAAATGGCCCTGACGTTAATACAAAAGGCGTTTGCCCTGCAGCACTGGGTTCTAAAGACCAACAACCCTCATCCTACTCCCCCAAAACAGGACTGCTCTACGTTCCGACGAACCATGTTTGCATGGACTATGAACCGTATGACATTTCATACGTTGCAGGTCAACCCTTTGTTGGCGCGACCCTCAGCATGTTCCCCGCTCCCAATAGCCATGGTGGTTTAGGTAACTTCATTGCATGGGATGCGATACAAGGTAAAATCGTCTGGTCACTGCCTGAAGCCTTCGCTGTGTGGAGCGGCGTTCTTTCTACCGCAGGTGATGTCGTCTTCTACGGTACACTAGAAGGCTATCTCAAAGCAGTTGATGCAACCACGGGTAAAGAACTCTATCGTTTCAAAACCCCCTCAGGCATTATCGGTAATATCAACACTTATACCCATAAAGGCAAACAGTATGTTGCTGTTTTATCAGGGATTGGTGGCTGGGCAGGTATCGGTATGGCTGCAGGCTTGAGCAAAAGCACAGAAGGTTTAGGGGCTGTTGGTGCGTTCAAACAACTCAGTGCTTACACCCAACTAGGCGGTGTGATGACAGTATTTGCATTGCCAGATTAA